CCAAGCGGACAATACGTACAGCCCACTCTCTAAGAGTCATATGTGAGTTAGACACCAAAGACAGTAAAAATGCTCCGGGCTCTTGTGAGGGCCCGTCGAACTCGGGATCACTTCAAACGCCGAATTGATTCAGATGATGATCGAGATGTTTATACCCCATGGCCGCCCATTCGGCAGGGGTCATGGGTCCGAAAAAACAGTGCGGGTGCTTCGTACATCCGGCCGGTCCACCTGCCGAAAAGCGATCGACCCAACCGAGCAGACGCCGCTGCTCCGCACCGAAATCCTTATCACCCCGCATCATCAGGCTCTTCTCCGTGGGCATGTTCCGGCGAATCGGCGCGTCGCTTAAAACAGACTTCTTCGCCATCTTTCCGACGATCCGCCCAATGAAACTTCGTGGCGGGTTATTCAGCCCTGTGGCCTGTTCGAACCAGCCGGAACAGTGCGCCAGCATCTGCGCCGGCGTCATTACGCCCCATTGCCTCTCGCTGCTCGGCTCTAGACTCTCGATTCGTTGCTTGATCTCCATCACCGAAGAAGGTTCAAACAGGTTTTTCATGAATGCCTCGCTAAATTATTAGTACTAGACTGTCCAGTACTACTCTTGGCGCAAGACTAGACCGTGCAGTACTGTATGTCAAGATGACAAGGTTTCAGCGAGGTGAAAATGGCGCGTGCTGAGTTGGCGAGGCGTGGCCGGTCGGCAAATAAAGCCGAGGTAGCGGAGGAGACCGGCAGCTCCGAAAAGAAGCGCAAAGCGATTCTTGAAGCTGCGATGAGTGTCTTTTTGAAGAGCGGATATCTTGGCGCCAGCATGGATGAGATTGCCGCAATCGCACAGGTATCCAAGCAGACCGTGTACAAACAGTTCTCCAGCAAAGAAGCCTTATTTGTTGGGATTGTTACCACCATGACCGGTACTGCGGGAGACACAGTTCACAACAATGTGCCTGAACTCGCGGAGGGCGGTGACCTTTCGGAATACCTTCAGAGGTACGCCCTTCGGCAGTTGAACGTGGTGCTTACACCGCCCATCATGCAGCTGCGCCGCCTGGTGATCGGAGAAGTGAGCCGCTTTCCCGAGCTGGCGCGCATCCTTTATGAGCGCGGACCGCAGCGCGCCATGGCGATCTTTGCCGCGATCCTCGAGGATCTCGCCTCACGCGGTCTGCTGAAGATTGACGATCCCAAGACCGCGGCCTCGCATTTCAATTGGCTGGTGATGTCTGAGCCTCTGAACCGGGCGATGCTTCTGGGCGATGACGCCATCCCGAAGCCCGCGGCGCTCCGTCGTCATGTGGCGGAGAGTGTGCGTGTCTTTCTCGCCGCGTACGGGGTGAAGTGATGTTTTGTGGATCCGATTGATGAGTGAACGCGCTTAGGATAGGTGTTGTCGATTTGGCGGCTTTTGGGCGAAGTGATGTTATGTGGATGCGA
This genomic window from Terriglobus albidus contains:
- a CDS encoding DUF1569 domain-containing protein yields the protein MKNLFEPSSVMEIKQRIESLEPSSERQWGVMTPAQMLAHCSGWFEQATGLNNPPRSFIGRIVGKMAKKSVLSDAPIRRNMPTEKSLMMRGDKDFGAEQRRLLGWVDRFSAGGPAGCTKHPHCFFGPMTPAEWAAMGYKHLDHHLNQFGV
- a CDS encoding TetR/AcrR family transcriptional regulator is translated as MARAELARRGRSANKAEVAEETGSSEKKRKAILEAAMSVFLKSGYLGASMDEIAAIAQVSKQTVYKQFSSKEALFVGIVTTMTGTAGDTVHNNVPELAEGGDLSEYLQRYALRQLNVVLTPPIMQLRRLVIGEVSRFPELARILYERGPQRAMAIFAAILEDLASRGLLKIDDPKTAASHFNWLVMSEPLNRAMLLGDDAIPKPAALRRHVAESVRVFLAAYGVK